Proteins co-encoded in one Myotis daubentonii chromosome 8, mMyoDau2.1, whole genome shotgun sequence genomic window:
- the LOC132239091 gene encoding zinc finger and SCAN domain-containing protein 4-like: MASQDEPARNSPRAGNFTLRSRGGPVNQEGEEVEEVGFPSPALISLNSGSHGHGMVELRGIFWSFCSWLQPDKHSKQEMIYQLLVEQFLLNRPSSERAAWQEKWESSGRDMEAFIEHLGDEDLRSPSMVHVSMGEQEALFSENMPIGQVLAHLQEQRSAAAARGTPSPTPPETPRPAAPGDADEDGNNLSSPDHQPRFMLVPEEESPQGPAESKVSGESPRSSGSASPGAPTAQEEPPREEAPREAGGARKLYRCDQCPQVFRYLCRFQLHQRRHNNERPFACATCGKGFFQASDLRVHELIHAKEKPFRCSRCDRAFSHRTNLRAHERIHTGAKPYACAQCGRTYRQASTYHRHLRMHQRKASEPGASTSGGSTFRDSMPRDSMPRASTSRPSMPGASSL, translated from the coding sequence ATGGCATCTCAAGACGAACCAGCCAGGAATAGTCCGAGGGCAGGAAACTTCACGCTTCGATCTCGCGGAGGACCCGTCaaccaggagggagaggaggtggaggaggtcgGCTTCCCCAGCCCTGCGCTCATCTCATTGAACAGCGGCAGCCACGGGCACGGGATGGTGGAGCTGCGGGGCATCTTTTGGTCTTTCTGCTCGTGGCTGCAGCCAGACAAGCACAGTAAGCAGGAGATGATTTACCAACTGTTAGTGGAGCAGTTCCTGCTCAACAGGCCTAGCAGCGAGAGGGCCGCCTGGCAGGAAAAGTGGGAGTCGAGTGGCAGAGACATGGAGGCGTTCATAGAGCACCTGGGGGATGAggacctgaggtcccccagcatGGTCCATGTCAGCATGGGGGAGCAGGAAGCCCTGTTCTCAGAGAACATGCCCATAGGACAGGTCCTGGCCCACCTCCAGGAGCAGCGCTCAGCCGCCGCCGCCagggggaccccctccccgaCTCCCCCAGAGACACCCCGACCAGCAGCACCAGGAGATGCAGATGAAGATGGCAACAACCTTTCCAGTCCAGACCACCAACCCCGCTTTATGCTCGTCCCGGAGGAAGAGAGTCCTCAGGGCCCCGCAGAGAGCAAGGTGTCTGGGGAGAGTCCACGCAGCTCCGGTTCAGCAAGTCCGGGCGCCCCCACTGCCCAGGAAGAGCCTCCCCGAGAGGAGGCGCCCCGGGAGGCGGGGGGCGCCCGGAAGCTGTACCGGTGTGACCAGTGTCCCCAGGTCTTCAGGTACCTCTGTCGGTTCCAGCTGCACCAGAGGAGACACAACAACGAGCGGCCCTTCGCTTGCGCCACGTGCGGCAAAGGCTTCTTCCAGGCCTCGGACCTGCGCGTGCACGAGCTGATCCACGCGAAGGAGAAGCCCTTCCGCTGCAGCCGCTGCGACCGCGCCTTCAGCCACCGCACCAACCTGCGGGCGCATGAGCGCATCCACACGGGCGCCAAGCCCTACGCGTGCGCTCAGTGCGGGAGGACCTACCGCCAGGCCTCCACCTACCACCGCCACCTGCGGATGCACCAGAGGAAGGCCTCCGAACCTGGGGCCTCCACGTCCGGGGGCTCCACATTCAGAGACTCTATGCCCAGGGACTCCATGCCCAGGGCCTCCACATCCAGGCCCTCCATGCCCGGAGCTTCCTCcctgtaa